The window TACGCGCCGCTGCAAAGGGGTGGCAAGCGGCATTGAGTTCTTATTGATTGGTTTGCGCTCCTGTTACAGTGCGAGGAGGCGTCGCCACATACCCGGTCTTGGTTCTGACTTTGAAATCTTTGTGATTCGGCAATCGCACTTCGATCTTTCGATATTTACCGTCATATTTATCATTGGTCGGCTGGTACGCCACCAGATACTGGCTGCGCAATTCTCGCGCGGTCGCCGAAAAACTGCGCTCCAGTTCGATCACTTCGGAAGTAAAGAATGCGCGGCCTCCGGTTTCTTCCGCCAATCGCTTCAATTCCTTGTCTTCTTTCTTGTCCACCATCCCGCCTTGCACGCCGAAAAATCCCGCGGACTTCGTGCTGATGACATACACGATGGTTTCGGATCGCTGCGCGATTTCAATGGCGTCTTTCAACTCGCGCTCGCTAACGGTGTCTTCGCCATCGGTGATGACAACCATCGCTCGGCGGCGTCCGGCCAGGGCTGTGGACAACATTTTCTCTTCGCAAATCTGATAGATCGCGTCGTACATCTTAGTTTCGCCCTGCGCCTTCACCTTGTCCACGGCTTTGGTGATTTGATCAATGCGGTTGGTGAAATCCTGTTGCAATTCAATCTGAGAATCGAAGGTAGCAAACAACGCTCGGTCTTTGCGCGAAGTCAACATCGTTTGCAAAAACGAAACGACGGCGTCCTTTTCAAATTTCAGTTTGGGCTTGACGCTGTTGGAGGTGTCCATCAACACCGCCACGTCAATCGGCAAATCGCTTTGCGGTTGAAACGACACGATCTCCTGCGGGGTTTTATCTTCAAACACTTCGAAGTCCGATTGCTTCAGATCAACGACGAATCGCCCGGTCTTGTTATCGTTGATTGTCACCGCCAACCGCACGTTGACAGTAAAGCTCTGCAATTGCTCAGGATTCTGGTTGTCTTGTCCGGCAGGCTTTTTATCGC is drawn from Acidobacteriota bacterium and contains these coding sequences:
- a CDS encoding VWA domain-containing protein — translated: MKMRRWFAWAAAGSVLVTLCAGVFGVGAQQTQNASQQAQPSTQQPPPQKPGDKKPAGQDNQNPEQLQSFTVNVRLAVTINDNKTGRFVVDLKQSDFEVFEDKTPQEIVSFQPQSDLPIDVAVLMDTSNSVKPKLKFEKDAVVSFLQTMLTSRKDRALFATFDSQIELQQDFTNRIDQITKAVDKVKAQGETKMYDAIYQICEEKMLSTALAGRRRAMVVITDGEDTVSERELKDAIEIAQRSETIVYVISTKSAGFFGVQGGMVDKKEDKELKRLAEETGGRAFFTSEVIELERSFSATARELRSQYLVAYQPTNDKYDGKYRKIEVRLPNHKDFKVRTKTGYVATPPRTVTGAQTNQ